TTCGGCATCCTGGCCGCATGTATCTTCTCCGCTCTGGCGCTGGAACGGTTGGGCTACCGGCTCACGGTTTTGCTCGTTCTGTTCTTTCTCTTAAAAGTCGTCGAGAAAAAAGGCTGGACGACAACGGCGCTTTTCGCGTTCGTCGTCTCTTTCGGTTCGTTCTATCTCTTCTACACGCTTCTGCGCGTCCCTTTGCCGTTGGGACCGTGGAGAATTTGATGCATCGTCAGCCATTGAAGCCGCAGCGTCACCGTTGGCCCCCTCACCTTAGTCCTCTCCCCCGTTGCGGAGGAGAGGGAAGGGTGAGGGGGATGCACGAAGCGTAGCGCGTCATGCTGGAGACTTTGCAAAATCTCTACGTGGGTTTTTCCGTCGCTCTCTCGCCGACCGTCCTCCTGTATGCGATCGTCGGCTGCGTGATCGGAACTCTCGTCGGCGTGCTGCCGGGAATCGGCCCGCTCGCGGGCATCAGCCTGCTCCTCCCCGCCTCTTTCGGCATGGATGCGACATCGGCGATCGTCCTTCTGGCGGGCATCTACTACGGCGCGATGTACGGCGGCTCGACGACTTCCATCCTGATGCGCATTCCCGGCGAGGCCGCTTCCGTGATGACCTGCATCGACGGCTACGCCATGACCCGCCTGGGGCGGGGCGGGCCGGCCCTGGCCATCGCGGCCGTCGGCTCCTATGTCGCCGGCACGGCGAGCGTCGTGGCTCTGATGTTGTTGGCGCCGCCGCTGGCGAGCTTTGCGTTGCGCTTCGGTCCGCCCGAATATTTCGCTCTGCTGCTCCTCGGCCTGCTGGCACTCGCTTACATGAGCGGCGGCGCGATCACTAAGGCGTTGGCGATGGCGAGCCTCGGCCTTCTTTTAGGAATGATCGGCATCGACCCGATGACCGGTTTCTTCCGCTTCCATTATGGTTTGGTCGAGCTGGGCGACGGCATCGGCATCGTTCCCGTCGCCGTCGGGTTGTTCGGCCTTTCGGAAATCCTCCTCACGGCCGGTCAGGAGAAGCCTCCGGAAGTCATCAAACCGAGACTCGCCGATCTTCTGCCGTCGCGCCAGGAATGGCGCGACTCCACGTGGCCGATCGCGCGCGGAACCGTACTCGGCTTTCTCATCGGCATCATTCCCGGCTCGGCCCATATCATCTCGTCGTTTGTCTCGTATGCCGTGGAGCGGCGCATCTCGCGCCATCCCGAGCGCTTCGGCCACGGCGCTATCGAGGGAGTGGCCGGCCCCGAGTCCGCCAACAACTCGGCCACCTCGGGCGCATTTGTGCCGATGCTCGCGCTCGGCGTTCCTTCGGGGCCGATTCCGGCGGTGATGCTCGCGGCGCTGATGGTTCACGGCATCTCCCCCGGCCCGCTGCTCATCCAGCAGCAGCCTCAGCTCTTCTGGGGGTTTATCGCCAGCATGTACGTCGGCAACCTGGTGCTTTTGATTCTGAACCTTCCTTTGGTCGGCCTCTTCGTCAACATTCTGCGTGTGCCCTACCCGCTGCTCTACCCCGCGATTCTCGTTTTCTGCGTGCTCGGGGTGTACGCCGTAAACGGCAGCGTGGTGGACGTCTGGATCATGCTCGTTATGGGAGCGCTCGGTTACGTGCTGCGCAAGTTTGATTTCGAGACCGCGCCCATTGTATTGGGCGTAGTGCTGGCGCCGATGCTGGAGATGAGTTTCCGGCAGTCGCTTGCCATGTCGTCGGGTAGCTATGCTATTTTCTTCCAGCGGCCGATCGCGGCGACGATGCTGGCGGGTGGTGTCGCGCTTTTGTCGCTCAGCTTGCTGCCGTTGCTGACGCGCGGCATGGATTGGCGCCGCGCCCTCGGCCTAAGTTCAAGTTCAGAACCCGAAAAGGAGGACGAGAAATGAAACGGACTCTCTTGGTCATGCTGAGTATTTGCGTTGTCGTGATTCCCATCACTCAAATCGCAGCGCAGGACGCTTTTCCGAATCGTCCGATCACGATCGTCGCGCCGTTTCCGCCCGGAGGCGTCGCCGACCTGACCGCGCGGCCTGTCGCCGCCGCCATGGAAAAAATCCTCAAGAATCCCGTAGTCGTCGTCAACAAGACCGGCGCCGCCGGCGCGGTCGGCATGTCGTTCGTGGCCAACAGCAAGCCGGACGGCTACACGCTGCTGATGGCGCTTTCGAGCATCTCGATCATCCCCGAAGCCGATAAGCTCTTCGACCGGAAGCCCGCCTACACCATCGACCAACTGGTGCCGCTGGCGCTCATCTCCGCCGACCCGACGATTCTCGTCGTCCCGGCGAGCAGCCCGTGGAAGAGCGTCAAGGACTTCGTCGCGGACGCCAAGAAGAGGCCGGAGCAAATCTCCTATTCCTC
This is a stretch of genomic DNA from Candidatus Binatia bacterium. It encodes these proteins:
- a CDS encoding tripartite tricarboxylate transporter permease; its protein translation is MLETLQNLYVGFSVALSPTVLLYAIVGCVIGTLVGVLPGIGPLAGISLLLPASFGMDATSAIVLLAGIYYGAMYGGSTTSILMRIPGEAASVMTCIDGYAMTRLGRGGPALAIAAVGSYVAGTASVVALMLLAPPLASFALRFGPPEYFALLLLGLLALAYMSGGAITKALAMASLGLLLGMIGIDPMTGFFRFHYGLVELGDGIGIVPVAVGLFGLSEILLTAGQEKPPEVIKPRLADLLPSRQEWRDSTWPIARGTVLGFLIGIIPGSAHIISSFVSYAVERRISRHPERFGHGAIEGVAGPESANNSATSGAFVPMLALGVPSGPIPAVMLAALMVHGISPGPLLIQQQPQLFWGFIASMYVGNLVLLILNLPLVGLFVNILRVPYPLLYPAILVFCVLGVYAVNGSVVDVWIMLVMGALGYVLRKFDFETAPIVLGVVLAPMLEMSFRQSLAMSSGSYAIFFQRPIAATMLAGGVALLSLSLLPLLTRGMDWRRALGLSSSSEPEKEDEK